From one Pirellulales bacterium genomic stretch:
- a CDS encoding class I SAM-dependent methyltransferase — protein MAALIGESRVERRQASDGAPLVFRSNQDAFSRYACSRPLAYALFRAAECDELAALRIPRPVLDVGCGEGEFGVFALASPPDIGVDLLADRLAQARKAARGGTLARADACRLPFGDASFASVLAVSVLEHFERPATALAEIARVLRPGGRFIATIVLSDLHQHLFYPRLLRPVGLDRGYLAAHDRVFKHKSLLPKDDWEKMVSAAGLDVIESRKIVSPAVTRAFDFFLATAWPYRLLQQFGVRFVWRPRWMEGWCWRLFETLVHDGAGDRAEDNESEIGPMNDRNPTTAALRSEAEAEGSTLLMVAEKP, from the coding sequence ATGGCTGCACTTATCGGTGAATCGCGTGTTGAGCGGCGGCAGGCGAGCGACGGAGCGCCGCTTGTGTTCCGGAGCAACCAGGACGCTTTTTCGCGCTACGCCTGCTCGCGGCCGCTCGCGTATGCCCTCTTTCGGGCCGCGGAATGCGACGAGCTGGCGGCATTGCGCATCCCGCGGCCCGTGCTTGATGTCGGCTGCGGGGAAGGGGAGTTTGGCGTGTTCGCGCTTGCATCACCGCCCGACATCGGTGTCGATCTTTTAGCCGATCGGTTGGCGCAGGCGCGGAAGGCGGCGCGGGGGGGGACGCTGGCGCGAGCCGACGCCTGCCGGCTGCCATTTGGCGACGCTTCGTTCGCGTCGGTGTTGGCGGTCTCGGTGTTGGAACACTTTGAGCGGCCGGCGACGGCCCTGGCCGAGATCGCGCGGGTGCTGCGGCCCGGCGGACGGTTCATTGCGACGATTGTGCTGTCCGATCTACACCAACATTTGTTCTACCCCAGGCTGCTGCGACCGGTGGGTCTCGATCGAGGATATCTGGCCGCGCACGACCGCGTTTTTAAGCACAAAAGCTTGCTGCCGAAGGACGACTGGGAGAAAATGGTTTCAGCCGCCGGTTTGGACGTAATCGAGAGCCGAAAGATCGTATCGCCCGCCGTAACCCGCGCGTTCGATTTTTTTCTGGCGACCGCTTGGCCCTATCGGCTGCTGCAGCAGTTTGGCGTGCGCTTCGTCTGGCGGCCCCGCTGGATGGAAGGATGGTGCTGGCGGTTGTTCGAAACATTGGTCCACGACGGCGCAGGTGACAGGGCGGAAGACAACGAATCGGAGATCGGGCCGATGAATGACCGCAACCCGACCACCGCGGCGCTCCGGAGCGAGGCTGAGGCGGAGGGAAGCACGTTGTTGATGGTAGCCGAGAAACCTTGA